The genomic DNA GTCTCGACGCCGGCCGCGCGCTCGAGCGCGCGCTCGATGGAGGCGAGACTCTTCACGAAGAGCCTGCCCGTGTCCGCGGGCGCCACCTCGCGGCCGTCCTTCACCTGCTGGTCGAGCTCGGCGTAGCCCGCGCGGAAGATCCCGACGAGCGGGCTCGGTTCGCACGTGTCGCAGATGCCGAGAACGTCGGCGAACTTGCGGCTCTTGCGGAAGTGCGCGAGGAACGCGCGCGAGCTCGCGCCCGCGCGTGAGAAACTCCAGATCTTGCCGATGATGATCGCCCACGACACGAGCGAGAAGAACGCGAGGACGACGAGGACGGCCTTGGCCGTCGGCCCGGCGTTGAGGAACAGCTGGACCAGGTTCGATCCGTTCGATTCGGACATGTGTGTTCTTTCGGCCTCCCTCGAAGAAGGGGGATGGGATCCGCGACGGTCCGGTCGCCGGCCGTCCCGTCAAGGTAGCACGGAAACTCGAACGGGGTCAAAGCGTTGGGCCGCTCTTGCGGCCCTCGTTCTGGGTGTCGCGAACGCGGGCCGGGCGGCGCCGCCGCCGCTCCCGCCGGACGTCCTCCCGCTCTCGGCCGTCCACGCCGGGATGAAGGGCTGGGGCCTCACCGTGATGAAGGGCAGCGTGCCGGAACGCTTCGAGGTCGAGGTGCTCGGAGTCCTCCCGAACACGCTCGGGCGGACGCGGATCCTCGTCAAGGTCTCGGGCCTCGGCCTCGAGAAGACAGGCGTCATCGCGGGCATGAGCGGCAGCCCGGTCTACCTCGACGGCAAGCTCGCGGGAGCCGTCTCGGCGACGTGGGCGTTCGGCAAGGACCCCGTCGGACAGGTGACGCCGATCGAGAACATGCTCGAGTCCGTTTCGGGCGGCGCGCCTCTCTCGGCTCCGCGCGCCCGCGCCACGTCGTCCTCGGCCGCCGCGTGGGACGCCCTCGCGGCGGCCCACGGCCTTCCGCCCGACGAGCGCGTCGCAGCGCTCGCGAAGATCTCCGCCGCGTACCGGCCGGCCGCGGGGCGCGAGGCCTCCTCCCTGCTCGCTCCGGTCTCGGCCGGGCTCCCGTCCGCGACGCTCTCGCGCTTCGCCGAAGATCTCGGGCGGCTCGGCCTCCCGGCAGCGTTTCTCGCGTCCGCGGGCGGCGCGGGAGGGAGCGGCCGCGCGGCGGAAACGGCGGCCGCGCCCGAAAAGCTCGTGAACGGAGGCGCGCTCACGGCGTTCCTCCTCGACGGCGACCTCCAGCTCGGCGCGACGGGCACGGTCACGCGCGTCGCTCCGGACGGGACCTTCGTCGCATTCGGCCATCCGTTCCTCGGAATGGGGGAGATCGAGCTCCCCGTCGCCACCACGGACGTCGTCGAGGTCTTCGCGAGCTCGATGATGTCCTTCAAGCTCGCCTCGCCCCGCGCGCCGGCGTACCGGCTCACGAGCGACCGCGACCCGGGCGTCTCGGGCCGGATGGACCGCGTCGCACCGATGGTCCCCGTGCGCTTCCGCCTCGAGGCCGCCGGCGGGCCGGCGAAAGAGCTTCGCTGGGGTGTCGCGCCCGCGCCTGCCATCTTTCCGCTGCTGCTCGCCATGTCGACGGACGTCGCGCTCGTCCTGAACGACCCGACTCCCGCCCAGAAGACCGTGTCGCTGCGCCTCTCGATCGGCACGGCGGCGGGTCCGTTCGTCTATGAGGACGTCCTGTCCGGCCCCCGCGCGCGGGAGATCGCGATCCTCACCACCATCGCGCTCGGGGGCCTCGTCGTGGACAACGAATTCGAAGACCCGAAGATCTCCGGCGTCGAGATTTCTCTCGCGAACGTGCCGGGCGAGCGCCGCTTCCGCATCGTGGATGCGGGCGTGTCCGCCCGCAAGGTGGCGCCGGGCCAGACGCTCACCGCGAGCGTCCGCCTCGCCGGCCGGCGCGGCGAGGAGGAGACGCGCGTCGTCACGCTTCGCGTCCCGCGCGAGGCGCCCGACGGCCGCGCCACCCTCGTGATCGCCGACGGAGCCTCGACGTCCGCGGCGCGGATCGCGCTCGACCCGGCGCCGCCCCGGAGTCTCGCCGGCCTGCGACGCATGGTCGAGCGCCTGCTGCCGGCCAACCGGCTCGTGGCGACGCTTCTCGTCCCCTCGCGCGGCGCCACGACGGGCGGCGCCACGCTGACGGCGCTGCCGCCGTCCGCTGCCGCGATCCTCTCGGACGGCGAAGGGGCCGACCCGAGCCGCTCCGCCGTCTCGTCCCGCCTCCTCGCCGAGGACATCCTCACGCTCGACCGCCCCGTGGCCGGAAGCCTCCGGATCGAGGTCGAGATCGAAAGGCCGCGCTCGTGAAACGACTCCTCGCCAGCTTCGCGCTCGCCCTCGCTGCGGCCGCGCTCCCGCTCTTCGCCGCCACGTCGCGCGTCGCCATCACGGCGGGCGCCCGGGATTTCCTCTCCGGCGAGGCGAAGGGAACCGCGGTCTCCGCGGACGGCCGTCTCACTCTCGCGCCGCCCCTGTCCCCGCGCGCGTGGCCGGCCGACGGCGCCGACGCCGCGGTCTTCGCGGCGGCGGGCGACGCCTCGGGGCGCGTCTTCGTCGCCACGGGCGGAGGCCTCGGCCGGCTCTACGTCTCCGACGTGAAGGGCGTGACGCTGCTCTTCACGGCGCCCGAGCCGAATCTCACGGCCGTCGCCGTCGCGCCGGACGGGTCCGTCGTCTGCGCGTCGTCGCCGAACGGAAAGATCTATCGCGTGAACCCGAAGGAGAGCGACCCGGCGAAGGCCGGGACGGTTCTCGCCGACCCGAAGGAAGCCGCGATCTGGGCGCTCGCGTTCGGCCCCGATGGAACGCTCTACGTCGGGACCGGCAACAAGGGCCGCGTCTACCGCAAGACGGCGGCGGGCGCTCTCGAGCTCTTCCACGAGATCGAGGACGTGCACGTGCGGACGCTGCTCGCCGGGCCCGACGGGACCGTCTACGCCGGTACGTCCGACCGCGGGCTCGTCGTCGCGATCGGCTCGAAGGGCGCGCGCACCCTGCACGACTTCTCCCGGCCCGAGGTCACCGGCCTCGCTCTGGACGGCAGGGGCGTGCTCTACGCCGCGGCGTCGCAGACCGACGCCTCCGCGGGCCGGGCGGTGGCGTCCGACGTGCGCCCGAGGCCGACACCCACGCCCACGCCGGCGCCGGGCCCTGTCGAGGAGCCTCCGAAGGGGAGCGTCTCGATCGCCGCCACGACGGCGGCGGCGCGCCCGCCCTCCACGGTGTCCTCCGCGAACAACTCCGAGATCGTCGCGATCGCGCCCGACGGCTTCGTCGAGCCCGCGTGGACGTTCCCGGACGAGGCCGTCTTCGCGCTGCGGTTCGACGCCGCGAGCGGCTCGCTTCTCGTGGCGACCGGACCGCGCGGCCGGCTCTACGCCTGGAAGGATCGCGCGGTGCGCCTCCTCTCCCAGACGGGGGAGAAGCTCGTCGTCTCGGCTCCGGCCGCGGGAAGCGCCTTCGCGGCCGTGACGAATGGCGCCGCCGGAATCCTGCGGCCCGCGGGCGCAGCGGTGCCCGGATCGTTCGTCTCCGCCGTGAAGGACGCCGTGCGCCTGTCCACGTTCGGCCGGGTCCGCTGGGAAGGCGTGACGCCCACCGGCTCGTCCGTGGCGCTTTCGGTGCGTTCGGGCACGAGCGAAAAGCCCGACGCGACGTGGTCGGCCTGGGTTCCCGCCGGCCCGGCCGGCGAGGCGAAGCTCCCGGTCGCGCGCTTTTTCCAGTGGAAGGCCGACCTCTCGCCGAACGCGAAGGGCGAGTCTCCGTCCGTCGAGCGGATCGACATGACGTACGCCGAGAGGAACGCGCGGCCGGTTCTCGAGAACGTCGCCGTCCTCGAGCCGGGCGTCGTCTTCGGACGCGCCGGTTCGCCGGGCGCGGGTGTCCTCTCGGTCACGAACCCCGACGAGAACGGGATCTTCGCGGGCCTCGAGCAGCCGCGCGACGCGGCCTCGTCCGAGGGCCCCGGCCGCCGCCTCTGGCGGAAGGGCTACCGCACGATCACGTGGAAGTGCGTCGACCCGAACGGCGACGTCCTGCGCTACGAGGTCGAGGCGCGGCGCGAGGGCGGGCCGTGGTTCCTGGTGCGCAAGGACGTCGAGGAGTCGTTCCTGTCGTTCGACACGACGGCCCTCGCCGACGGCCGCTACCGCTTCCGCGTGACGGCCTCCGACCGCCTCTCGCAGCCCGAGGGCGAGGCGCTCACGGCCTCGGAGGAGAGCGGCGTCGCTCTCGTCGACAACACGCCGCCGGTCGTCAAGCTCGAGAGCCGCAGGGAAGAGGGCGGCGCGATCGAGCTTCACATTCTGGCGACCGACGCGCTTTCTCCGGTCGTCAGGGCCGAGGCGTCCGTGAACGCCGACCGCTGGCGGATTCTCCAGGCCGAGGACGGCGCCGCCGACTCGCCCGTGGAGCGCTTCGTGTTCCGCGTGGCGAAGCCCGCCGGACCGTCCGTGCTCGCGGTGCGCGTCGTCGACGCCGCCGGCAACGTCGCGACGCTATCCGTGGAAGGGCCGTGAGACGTCTCGCCGCCGCCGGGTTGCTGCTCGCCCTCGCCGCGTGCGGCGTGCGTGGGAAAGACCAGACGAGCGTGATCCGCCGGCGCCTCGACGGCGAGCCCAAGACGCTGAACCCGATCCTCGCGACGACGGACGCGGAGCAGGTCGTCGTCTCGCTTCTGTCGCGGAACCTTCTCGACTACGACGAGAACCTGAACCTCGTCCCGGGCCTCGCCGAGGAGGTGTCGGATTCGCCCGACCACCTCGTCTTCACCGTGCGGCTCCGGCCGGACGCCCGCTGGGAAGACGGGACGCCCGTCACGTCCACCGACGTCGTGTTCACGCTGAACGCGGTGATGGATCCGAAGGTGCCGGCGCTCGCGCGGCGCTCGTTCTTCGAAGGGCTCGCGAAGGTGGAGGCCGTCGACGCCCGCACGGCACGGGTCACCTTCAAGACCCCTTCCGCCGGCCGGCGCGATGCGTTCAACATCTGGCTTCTCTCCGCGGCGGCGTGGAAGGACGGCGACCTGGCGACGCACCCGCGCAACCGCAGCCCGCTCGCGAACGGTCCGTACCGGCTGGGCTCGTGGGAGCCGGGGCGGACGCTCTCGCTCGTGCGCAACACGCAGTACTCGGGCCCCGCGGCGCCGGCCGAGCAGGTCGTCTTTCGCGTCGTCCCCGAGACGGCACCGGCGTTCGCCGGCCTGCTCTCGGGCGATCTCGACGAAATGCGCCTCACGTTCGCCCAGAAGAAGGACGTCGACACGAAGGCCGGGAGGCCGGGCGCCCCGCGCGCGGTGACGTTCGACGAGCTGTCGTACGCGTACTTCGGCTGGAGCAACCGCTCGCCGCTCTTCTCGGACCGGCGCGTCCGGCGGGCGCTCACCATGCTGATCGACCGCGAGAGCATCGACCGCAACCTCTTTGGAGGCCTCGCGAAGCTCGCGAACGGACCGCTGCCTCCGGCCCACTGGGCGTGGAACGCTTCGATAGCTCCGTGGCCGTACGACCCCAGGGCGGCCGAAGCGCTCCTCGACGAGGCGGGGTTCCGCAAGGGGTCCGACGGAATCCGGCACAGGGGCGACCTGAGATTCGCGTTCACGTTCTCGCTCGGGATGGGGAGCGACGTCCAGCGGCAGATGGTCGAGCTGGCCCAGCAGTCGCTGCGCAAGGCGGGGATCGACATGAAGATCCAGCCGCTGGAGTGGGCGGCGTTCGCCGCGAAGATGGACGCGGGCGAGCTCGAGGCGTGGGCCGCGGCGCTCAACCTCGACCCCTACCCGGACCTCGGCGTCTCGTGGCACTCGGCCCAGGTTCCGCCCACGGGCCTCAACAACGCGTTCTACCGGAATCCCGAAGTCGACGCGCTCCTCGACCGCCTGCGTTCCACCTTCGACCGCGGAGAGGCCATCCGCCTCCTCGGCGAGGTCCAGCGCCTCGTCCACGAGGACGAGCCCGTGTCGTTCCTGAACACGCCGCTCACGAAGTGGGGCGTTTCGGGCCGCATCGAGGGAGTCCGGACGTCGCCGTACGGGCTGTTCCTCTTCTGGCCCGGCGCGTCCGCGTGGCGGCCCGGTGCGGGCTCCCGGCCGATCTCCTGACGCCCCCCAAGTAACATTCCCCCATG from Acidobacteriota bacterium includes the following:
- a CDS encoding MotA/TolQ/ExbB proton channel family protein encodes the protein MSESNGSNLVQLFLNAGPTAKAVLVVLAFFSLVSWAIIIGKIWSFSRAGASSRAFLAHFRKSRKFADVLGICDTCEPSPLVGIFRAGYAELDQQVKDGREVAPADTGRLFVKSLASIERALERAAGVETTRLTRGLSFLATTASATPFIGLFGTVMGILISFSQIASKGSTSIVVVAPGIAEALINTAAGLVAAVPALIAYNNFTAPVRAARGEMRDFALEFMNLAERHFT